AATATGAGCGATAAGATAATATTTGTTCGTAACTATTCTGATTTAAGTACAAACCGTGGTTTTCAATTTGAGTTTTCTTGTGACCGCTGCGGCACAGGTTATCGGACACAGTTTAAACCTTCGGTTATCGGTACTGTCTCCGGCGTATTAGACGCGGCAGGCAGTTTATTTGGCGGTTTATTTGGCCGGGCAGCCGATATTGGTGACCGGGTGAGATCTGCTTCTTGGAAAAGGGCCCATGATGAAGCTTTTGAAGAAGCAATTAACGAAATTAAGCCGGAGTTTGCCAAATGTCCGCGTTGTTCAGCTTGGGTGTGCCGGGAAACTTGCTGGAATACGACAAAAGGACTTTGCAAAGGTTGTGCGCCTGATTTGGCAGTAGAAATGTCAGCTGCGCAGGCAAACCGTTCGGTAGAAGAAATATGGGCTCATGCGGCGATGGCTGAGGAAGATAAAAAGCTTAGCCAAGAAAACTGGCGGGAGAACATAAGGGCCAGTTGTCCCAAATGTGAGGCGCCTTTAGCGTCTAAAGCTAAATTTTGTCCGGAATGCGGAGCTAAGATAGAGACAGCAGTTTTTTGTGAAAACTGCGGCGCTAAAATGGGAAATGGCGCCAAGTTTTGCGGCGAATGCGGAACAAAAAAACAAAGTTAAGTTCTAGGTTTGTTGGCAAAGTCTAACTTCCTAATACGCTGTCGGAAGCCACTTTTCTGCGGCGTGGTACTGGCTGATTCTGCTGTTGCTAAATATCTCCACTTTGTTTGAAGTTACGGATTCTCAACGATAGGGGTAACTCTGCTTAGGTTAGTGTTTACAGAAAAAAGGTCGCTTTTATAAAAATAAGAGAGGCTGATGTTTCAGCCCCAATGTCAAGATAACGTGCAATGTAAACTTATTCAAATCCAGGGATATTAAGTATTTGCGGTATAGTAACGAAGGTATAGCCTCTGGCTTTTAGTTCGTCAATTAAGGTCGGTAATATTGTTACAGTTCCTTCAAGATTAGGCCCTTCACCATTATGCTGTAGAATAATGTCGCCATTTTTTACAATTGGGACAACCCTAGCCCTTATAGTCTGTGCATCCAAGCCACGCCAATCTTCAGTGTCTACAGACCAAAGAATAACGAAGGAACCTTTGTTGTTTGCGACTTCAACTACTTTGGGATTCTGTGCTCCGAATGGCGGGCGAAAAAGCTTGGGCTTCATTCCCGTAAGCTTGGCGATGGCGCTGGCTCCTTGGTCTATTTCGGCCGCCATTTGATCGGGTGAAACATTATTTAAATTGACATGATGATAGGTATGGTTACCGATTACGTGGCCTTCAGCTATCATTCGCTGGCCAATATCCGGGTACTTGTCAAGTTCTCGCCCAATAACAAAAAAGGTAGCTTTTATCTGCTTATCCCGCAGTATATCCAAAATCCGCGGCGTCCATTTAGACTCAGGGCCATCATCAAAAGTTAAGGCGATAAAGCGTTGTTTGGGATCTCCCATTCTGTAGAATTTACCCGGCTCCATCGGAACATCGTTTGGGTTAACAGCGGTTGGTCCAGGAACCGGCTCCTGAATGGGGGCTTGCTCTATAGGTTTACGGAATGGAGACTGGCAGGATGCCAATATTAAAGCGATTAATAAAAGTAAAATAGAAAATAGCGATTTTTTTAACATCCAGTTCCTCCTCAGTATTGCTTCTGTTATCCGAGACCGAGACGCTGTAAGACTCTCCTTCTTGAGTTAGCAGTTAATAGTGTCTAGTACCTCAAAAAGTATGACTAAGCTTCACTTTATTGTGTCCAAGTTAATTGAATAATTTTAACCAGTTTTTACCGACCTATAACCATTAGGGAATAAAATTTTCTTGCGAGTAATACCTATAGAATTGACGCCACAGAAACGGGTCGGGGGTGGGAGTGTTGCGTGTAAATACGATTGCTAGACTGCTCATAGCTGCCGTATCGGTATTATTGCTTTTTACCTATTACTATAAATTTCATTTCAATGAACTGAGCAACTCGGAAGAAATAGAAATAAAAACAGTTAAGTATTGTTTTATTAATCAGTCCGGCTCGATTCATTTCCCGAGGTTTTTTGAATGGGCAAAAGACTTTCATGATGGAAGAGCACTGGTTATGGTTAATGGGAAATACGGCTATATCGATCGGACAGGTAAATATGCTATTGCGCCTCAGTTTGATCGAGCGATATGCTTTTCCGGTGGGCTGGCTCCAGTGCAAATTAACGACAAATATGGGTACATCGACCGAGTAGGAAAGATTGTCGTGAGTCCTCGGTTTCAAGCGGCGAATGAATTTCATGAAGAATTAGCCGTTGTTGCCGAAGACAGATTGTATGGATACATTGATAAAAAAGGCAATATTATGGTTCCGCTGCATTACGAGTATGCCTGGCCTTTTAGCGAAGGACGGGCAGTTGTTATATCTAAAGGAAAATATGGCTTTATTGATCGGCAAGGTCGATTTATAAATGAGCCCCAGTATGAATATGCCCGCCCTTTTTCTGAAGGCTTGGCATCGGTAAAATTAAACGGACGGTTTGGATTTGTTAACCGTGATGGTATTATCGCTATTTCTCCTATGTATGATTTTGCCTGGGATTTTTCAGAAGGTCTTGCAATAGTCAAAAGTGGTCAAAGATACGGTTATATCGATCGGTCTGGTCAAGTAGCGATAAAACCGCAATTCGACTGGTGCTGGTGGTTTAAAGATGGATTAGCCAAAATACGACAAGGGAATAAATGTGGGTTTATTGATAAATCCGGGCAAGTTGTGATTCCGCCGAAGTATGATTGGGCCTGGGATTTTTCAGAAGGGTTAGCGAGAGTTCAAATAGCCAATAAAATTGGGTATATTGATCGGTCAGGGCGAATGGCCATTGAACCGAAGTATGACTGGGCGTGGGATTTTAATGAAGGCCTAGCGGCTGTTAGTGTCAACGCAGAATCATTAAAGCCTGACAAAGATGGTGGTAAAAAAGAATATATGGCTTATTAACCGGCAAATGTACTAGGTTAGCAATGCTAAGCCTCCTAATAAATAAATCGAACCTGTTATTAGGCAGGTTCGTTTGCTTTTTTAGCTAGAATTTATGTTAATAGTAAAAATTTACAGTTTGCAAAAAGATAAGAGTAATATGCCGGATATCGTGAGAATAACTTAAATTAACTAGATAGTTCAAAGATGGAATCCGTGCGAGATACAGTCTAAGCAAATTTTATTAGGAGGTGTGAGTTTCTTGTCTGCAACGCTTAGTAAAATAAAAGATCTACATGCCCGTACGGCAAAAGTTATGGCTGCTGGCGGTGAAAAGCGGGTAGAGAAGCAGCATGCCGCAGGGAAAATGACTGCTCGGGAACGAATCGAAGTCCTGCTGGATGCGGGTACGTTTGTTGAGCTGGACAGCTTTGTAACACATCGTTGTACTAACTTTAATATGGATAAAGAAGAAGCGCCCGGGGAAGGGGTTATAACCGGGTGGGGAACGGTTGATGGCCGGCTGGTATATGTATTTTCTCAAGATTTTACGGTGCTAGGTGGGTCACTAGGTGAAATGCATGCCGCCAAAATCTGCAAAGTTCTGGACATGGCTATGAAAACCGGTGCGCCGATCATTGGTATAAATGATTCTGGCGGTGCCCGTATCCAAGAGGGGGTTGACGCCTTAGCCGGATACGGGAAGATTTTTTACCGCAATACTTTAGCTTCGGGTGTTATTCCGCAAATTTCAGTTATAATGGGCCCCTGCGCCGGGGGAGCGGTGTATTCGCCAGCTTTGACTGATTTTGTATACATGATTAAGTATACAAGTCAAATGTTTATAACCGGACCCCAAGTAATTAAAGCGGTTACCGGTGAAGAGGTTAGCTCTGAACAATTGGGCGGGGCGATGACCCATAATAGCGTATCAGGCGTAGCCCATTTTATTGCAGAAGATGATGCGGAATGTCTGGCTCAGATCCGCCGGCTGCTCAGTTTTATCCCCAGTAACAATTTGGAAACTGCTCCTGCTATCGACTCAGATGATGACCCTGAGCGAGTCGTAGATGAACTTAATACTATTATTCCTGATAATTCAAACCAATCTTATGATATGAAAGAATTGATCATTAAAATTATCGATAATGAGGATTTTTACGAAGTACAACCCTTCTACGCAGAAAACATAATTACTGGATTTGCCCGTATGAGCGGACGTACCGTTGGTATTATTGCTAATCAGCCAAAAGCAATGGCCGGATGTCTGGATATTAATGCGTCAGATAAAGCAGCCCGTTTTATCAGATTTTGTGATGCATTCAACATTCCCTTGCTCAACATCGTCGATGTACCAGGATTCTTGCCGGGAACCAGTCAGGAGTACGGAGGAATTATCCGCCATGGAGCTAAGATGCTCTATGCTTATTCGGAGGCTGCCGTCCCTAAGGTGACTTTAGTTGTTCGTAAGGCCTACGGTGGCTCATATTTGGCAATGTGCTCCCGCGACCTTGGCGCCGATCAGGTTATAGCCTGGCCTACAGCCGAAATTGCTGTCATGGGTCCGGCCGGAGCTGCAAACATCATATTCAAAAAGGCAGTCGATATTGAGGCCAAGACTGAGGAATATATTAACAATTTTGCTACTCCGTATCAAGCCGCCAAACGGGGATTTGTGGATATGGTCATTGAGCCTAGTCAAACGCGCCCGGTTTTAATTAATGCATTTAATATGCTGGAATCAAAACGCGAGGCTAGACCGGCTAAGCGCCATGGGAATATGCCCTTATAAAAAGAGAAGTCAAAGCGGAGTGAGGTGAATCTTATGGGGCAACCGTTAACTACTGATCCGATTATAATATCAGTTATCAATATAACAGTAGTCTTTGCAGTGCTTTATGGGCTGAGTTTAATAATCCGGCTGATTCAGTATATTGATCCTACTAGGAAAAAACAGAATCAGGATGAAACTGCTATTCAGGCAGCATTGGAAGAAAAAACTGAACCAGAAGAAGACCAAGCACAGCCACAAGCCCAAGAAAAACTTGATGAATTAATTATAGTTTTTACGGCAGCTTTAGCGGCCTATAGTCAAAGTGAAGTGCGGATCGTATCAATACGTCCTATTAGCGGCAGTAATTGGTCGCAAACCGCTCGGATGGAAGCGATAAGCGGGCGTGCCCGTATGTAATAATGTTTAAATTTATGATGTGGGAGGTCAAAAAAGTGAAGAAATTTATAATTACGTATAAAGGACAGAAATATGAATTAGAGGTTGAAGAAGTTACTGGTAACAGTCCAGTGCAAAAAGCAGCTGCGGCAGCCCCGGTACCAGCGCCAACTTCAGCTCCCAAGCAAAGTCAACCAGCTGTATCTACAGGGGAGGGAGCAGTAAAGGCTCCCATGCCGGGAAAAATTTTAGATATCCTTGTTAAACCCGGTGATTCCGTTAAGCAGGGTGCTACTATGCTAATCCTAGAGGCCATGAAGATGAAGAACGAAATTGTGGCGCCTCACGATGCTAAGATATCTGAGGTGCGTGTAGCTTCAGGTGCGACTGTATCGACCGGCGATGTTCTTCTAATCCTTGGCTAATATATAAATTGGCTTTGCAAATAAAATCGGAAGGAGAAAATAAATGGACGCATTTATTGCTTCCCTTCAGGCTGTATGGTTTGACAGTGGATTCAGCGCCTTTACATTAGGCAATGCTATTATGATTGCTGTCGGCTTGATTTTACTGTATCTGGCCTTTGCCAAAGGTTTTGAGCCGTTATTGCTAGGGCCGATTGCCTTTGGGTGCATTTTGGCCAATTTCCCTAGAACTGGCTTTGAGGAAGATCCTGGTTTAATGCAAGTAATAGGATGGGGGATTAAAAATGAGGTCTTTCCGCCACTCATTTTTCTAGGGATTGGTGCCATGACGGATTTTGGTCCGCTTATTGCCAGGCCGTCAACCCTGCTGTTGGGGGCCGCCGCTCAAGTCGGTGTTTTTATATCTTTAGTTGGTGCTATGATGCTTGGCTTTAGCGTCCAAGAGGCTGCCTCAATCGGAATTATTGGGGGCGCGGACGGGCCAACGGCCATCTACCTGACGATTAAGCTTGCACCGCATCTGCTTGGGGCAATAGCCGTAGCAGCCTATTCCTATATGTCGCTCGTGCCGCTTATTCAGCCGCCGATAATGAAACTGCTGACAACTAAGAAAGAACGTGAAATTGTTATGGACCAATTGCGGCCGGTATCCAAATTTGAAAAAATTGCCTTCCCAATTGTTACTACTATAGTAGTTAGTCTGTTGCTTCCGCCAATTGCTTCGCTGATGGGCATGCTGATGCTGGGCAATCTATTACGTGAATCCGGAGTAACCGACCGTCTTTCAGATACTGCCCAGAACTCTTTGATTAATATTGTTACAATTTTCTTGGCAACGGGCACCGGTCTTACCATGAAAGCTGAAAACTTTCTCACTTACGAGACAATTTTAATCATTTGTCTGGGGTTAATAGCCTTTGCCGGCGGTACAGCCGGAGGTGTTTTATTTGCTAAAATTATGAATTACTTTAACGGCGGGAAGATTAATCCGCTGATTGGCTCTGCCGGTGTATCAGCTGTTCCGATGGCTGCCAGAGTAAGCCAAGTGGTCGGTCAGCAAGCCAACCCCAGCAATTTCCTGCTTATGCATGCCATGGGTCCGAACGTAGCAGGTGTTATCGGTACGGCTGTTGCCGCCGGGACAATGCTGGCTATGCTGAAATAGCGGTACCTATTTGTATTTGTAATAAGGGGAAAGTCAGATGGAAATATATCGTGAAGACTCACAGTATAATAACAGCAAATTAGTATGGCTATGGCTAGCGGTTCTTGTGCTTTCCGTGTGGTTGTGTAAAGAGGTGGATTCGATACTGGCCGGCAGGTTTAGCTTTACCGGAAGTGCGTATATTGTGCTTTTTAGCGGCTTGCTGGCCTGGCGTTATGCCGTCCGCTATACCTATAGTTTGACTAAGGATCAAATTATAATTAAAAGTCACTTCCTTTGGTTTACGCGGACTTTTATAGTAGATTTGGATTTGGTAGAAAGTTGCTCTAGTCAATATGTTAAATCGAAGTTTAGGCGTTGCGGAATAAAGCGCTATGTTCATCGCTATTCTTCCGGCGATGCTAATCCTACGCGAATTATTCTCTTTAATCGCAAAGGAGAGCGGCAAGCTCTGCTCATAAAGGTAGGGGATAATTTTTTAGATGAACTTAGTGATTTAATTCCGATAAAATGTCAATAAAATTACAAAGAAAGTCTTGCGTTTTTTATATGGCATTCTGTATTGCGGCTAAGTAGGGGATGCAATTAATATTGTGGAGGTTTGGATAATATATATCACGAATGTTAATAACTAAAGAATTAGTATAGCAGGAAGTGATATTGTGGGAAGAAAGGTATTATTTACTGAAGAAGCACTTATTCTAAAGCTAACAGGAGCACTAAGCCTGTTTGCGCTCAAAAAAGAAATACGAATCCCTTATAAAGCTATCGAAGATGCTTTTGTCGGTTATTTCAAAGCTCCGATGTGGATGCTCAAGATGCCTGGGACTGCGATACCTCTTCTCAATATTTACGAAGGAACTTTTAGATATAGAAAGGAATGGTACTTCCTGTCCTATGAACATAAAGTACCGCTAGTAAATTTAGAATTGGATGGATCTCAGAAATACAAGCACATTATCTTTGAAATGCAAAATCCGCAGGAAATTTTGGATGAACTAAGCAAAAGACTCTAGAAAGAGCTTGGGCCAAGAGGAGGTTGTATTGTGCGCGTCATACCTTTAGGAGTGGGCGGGGCTTTTACTGACAAGTTTTATCATACTAATTACATTGTAGAGATTCCCGGCTTCCGGTTGCTGATTGATGCAGGTACCACCTTAAGATATAGCTTATCAGCGGCAGGATATACCGCAAAAGATATAGATGCAGTTGCAATAACTCACTTTCATTCTGATCATGTTGGGGGACTGGAGGAATTTGCGCAGCGCTGCAAATTTATGTACAAGCATAGGCCGACAGTTTATGCTATGCCAGATCAGATTCCGCTCCTAACTAGCCTATTTGCGCTGCACGGAGCTAAGCCTGAGGATTATCTTAAACTATCTGTAAGCGACAGCACAATAATATTAAAAAGCAGTAACGATGTTCAATATCAGCTAGAGTACTATTCTACTGTCGGCCTGCATGCTGGAGTAACCAGCAACTATATGATAGGGATTCGGTGGGTAGCCAGAGACAAGCCAAGGCGTATTGTGTTTACAGGGGACATCGGAACGATTGAAAAATCTGCGTTAGGCCGTCTGGTTGGCGACTCGGAAACGGCAGCGGTCTTTCATGACTGCCATACCGGTGCTGCTCCAACTTTTGCGCACCCAACTATGGAGCAAATCATTAACTTCTATCCTGCTGAACAACTCAAAAAAATTTACTGCATCCATTATGGTGATAATATTGCCGATTGTGCAGAACAGATTAAAGCAGTCGGATTAAAAATCGCTATGCAGGGGGAATCTATCGATTTCTACGCTCTATTTAATCGGCACGTTTAGCTCAACTTTTATGGGCGGTTTGGCTGTGTTTACATTTGGCTTTTTTGGCAGTCATTCGGTCGCCAGCGGCTAGGTCGGTAAGTGCTGGCCTGGTGTCCTTCTTATTGTTGGGGTAATTCTGGAGGTGCTTTATTCCTTACCAAGACTATCTCGGTTTCTAATCTAGACGTATTTAGTCGAGCTCGTCAATAAACGAGATAAAATAGTTTGTTTTTTGGGCAGGAATTGTAAAAATATTCTTGAAATAAACAGTGAAAAACTTAAATAGCGAGCACGTAAGGAGGGTTAGATATGACTAGAGTTGGAGTTCTTGTAGGGAGTCTTCGTAAAGGATCATTCAGCAGGCAGATCGCAAAGGCGTTAATGGCATTGGCACCTTCAACTTTAGATATGAAAGAAGTCGAACTAGAGCAGCTTTCAATTTACAATCAGGATTTCGATGATGAAGTCAACCCGCCTGTGGCATGGACTGATTTTCGCGAGCGTATGAAGGAATTTGACGCGGTTCTTTTCGTAACACCGGAATACAACCGATCAGTTCCCGCGGTACTTAAGAATGCCCTTGATATAGGTTCAAGACCATATGGTAAAAGTATATGGGATGGAAAACCCGGTGCAGTTGTAAGTGTATCTCCAGGTGGGTTAAGCGGCTTTGGCGCTAATCACCACTTACGACAAGCGCTTGTCTGTTTAAACGTTCCCACAATGCAGCAGCCCGAGGCATATATTGGAAATGCTGCAGCGCTATTTGACGCTAATGGAAATATTGTTAATGAGGGCACCCGCGAATTTCTGTATAATTTCATAGCAGCGTATGCTGCTTGGATCGAGACCAATGCTCTTAAGAAGCCCTAAGTTATGCCAGCCAAGATTATAAAAAAATGAATTGATTTATAAACCCGCAAATTAGCGGGTTTTTCTATTGTACGCCTAGCAAGGACTTATTTTAGAACTAAGTTAAGTATACGGTAATCAATTGCAGCACTCCAAGTGCTGCTGTTTTGAAGGGCTTACTATAAGGGCTCCACAGTTTTATTTACTCGGAGTTTTCTTGTTTAAAGCATAAATTATGTGTTGATTAATAATCTTATTCCATAAAAATTCATAATTATTAAAAAATAATTATGAATTAACAAGGATTTCCTGGAACACTTACCGAATAAAGCCATAAATTAGAAATAGTTAGATTTCTGATATAAAAAGAGGCAGGTGGTTTATCATGAGTATGTGTTCCAGGAAGAGTGATTTTCAAAATCTTCCCGAAAACTATCGCCAATTTTATGAACAAATTTCTGGTTTTATTCCCCAAAATCATATCTTTGCAGATCCTATTCGGACAACAGCTTATGGAGTTGATGCAAGTCTTTACCGGATGAAGCCTAAATTGGTAATTAAAGTACGCACGCCAGCGGAAGTTTCAGCAATCCTGAAAATTGCTGGACAGTTTAATACGCCTGTAACTATTCGGGCCGCCGGGACCAGTCTGTCGGGGCAAGCCCTTACTGATTCTGTACTCCTCGTATTGGCTGGGG
This portion of the Veillonellaceae bacterium genome encodes:
- a CDS encoding WG repeat-containing protein, with the translated sequence MLRVNTIARLLIAAVSVLLLFTYYYKFHFNELSNSEEIEIKTVKYCFINQSGSIHFPRFFEWAKDFHDGRALVMVNGKYGYIDRTGKYAIAPQFDRAICFSGGLAPVQINDKYGYIDRVGKIVVSPRFQAANEFHEELAVVAEDRLYGYIDKKGNIMVPLHYEYAWPFSEGRAVVISKGKYGFIDRQGRFINEPQYEYARPFSEGLASVKLNGRFGFVNRDGIIAISPMYDFAWDFSEGLAIVKSGQRYGYIDRSGQVAIKPQFDWCWWFKDGLAKIRQGNKCGFIDKSGQVVIPPKYDWAWDFSEGLARVQIANKIGYIDRSGRMAIEPKYDWAWDFNEGLAAVSVNAESLKPDKDGGKKEYMAY
- a CDS encoding ribonuclease Z → MRVIPLGVGGAFTDKFYHTNYIVEIPGFRLLIDAGTTLRYSLSAAGYTAKDIDAVAITHFHSDHVGGLEEFAQRCKFMYKHRPTVYAMPDQIPLLTSLFALHGAKPEDYLKLSVSDSTIILKSSNDVQYQLEYYSTVGLHAGVTSNYMIGIRWVARDKPRRIVFTGDIGTIEKSALGRLVGDSETAAVFHDCHTGAAPTFAHPTMEQIINFYPAEQLKKIYCIHYGDNIADCAEQIKAVGLKIAMQGESIDFYALFNRHV
- a CDS encoding NAD(P)H-dependent oxidoreductase, yielding MTRVGVLVGSLRKGSFSRQIAKALMALAPSTLDMKEVELEQLSIYNQDFDDEVNPPVAWTDFRERMKEFDAVLFVTPEYNRSVPAVLKNALDIGSRPYGKSIWDGKPGAVVSVSPGGLSGFGANHHLRQALVCLNVPTMQQPEAYIGNAAALFDANGNIVNEGTREFLYNFIAAYAAWIETNALKKP
- a CDS encoding polysaccharide deacetylase family protein — encoded protein: MLKKSLFSILLLLIALILASCQSPFRKPIEQAPIQEPVPGPTAVNPNDVPMEPGKFYRMGDPKQRFIALTFDDGPESKWTPRILDILRDKQIKATFFVIGRELDKYPDIGQRMIAEGHVIGNHTYHHVNLNNVSPDQMAAEIDQGASAIAKLTGMKPKLFRPPFGAQNPKVVEVANNKGSFVILWSVDTEDWRGLDAQTIRARVVPIVKNGDIILQHNGEGPNLEGTVTILPTLIDELKARGYTFVTIPQILNIPGFE
- a CDS encoding sodium ion-translocating decarboxylase subunit beta; amino-acid sequence: MDAFIASLQAVWFDSGFSAFTLGNAIMIAVGLILLYLAFAKGFEPLLLGPIAFGCILANFPRTGFEEDPGLMQVIGWGIKNEVFPPLIFLGIGAMTDFGPLIARPSTLLLGAAAQVGVFISLVGAMMLGFSVQEAASIGIIGGADGPTAIYLTIKLAPHLLGAIAVAAYSYMSLVPLIQPPIMKLLTTKKEREIVMDQLRPVSKFEKIAFPIVTTIVVSLLLPPIASLMGMLMLGNLLRESGVTDRLSDTAQNSLINIVTIFLATGTGLTMKAENFLTYETILIICLGLIAFAGGTAGGVLFAKIMNYFNGGKINPLIGSAGVSAVPMAARVSQVVGQQANPSNFLLMHAMGPNVAGVIGTAVAAGTMLAMLK
- a CDS encoding methylmalonyl-CoA carboxyltransferase; the protein is MAAGGEKRVEKQHAAGKMTARERIEVLLDAGTFVELDSFVTHRCTNFNMDKEEAPGEGVITGWGTVDGRLVYVFSQDFTVLGGSLGEMHAAKICKVLDMAMKTGAPIIGINDSGGARIQEGVDALAGYGKIFYRNTLASGVIPQISVIMGPCAGGAVYSPALTDFVYMIKYTSQMFITGPQVIKAVTGEEVSSEQLGGAMTHNSVSGVAHFIAEDDAECLAQIRRLLSFIPSNNLETAPAIDSDDDPERVVDELNTIIPDNSNQSYDMKELIIKIIDNEDFYEVQPFYAENIITGFARMSGRTVGIIANQPKAMAGCLDINASDKAARFIRFCDAFNIPLLNIVDVPGFLPGTSQEYGGIIRHGAKMLYAYSEAAVPKVTLVVRKAYGGSYLAMCSRDLGADQVIAWPTAEIAVMGPAGAANIIFKKAVDIEAKTEEYINNFATPYQAAKRGFVDMVIEPSQTRPVLINAFNMLESKREARPAKRHGNMPL
- a CDS encoding zinc ribbon domain-containing protein, producing the protein MSDKIIFVRNYSDLSTNRGFQFEFSCDRCGTGYRTQFKPSVIGTVSGVLDAAGSLFGGLFGRAADIGDRVRSASWKRAHDEAFEEAINEIKPEFAKCPRCSAWVCRETCWNTTKGLCKGCAPDLAVEMSAAQANRSVEEIWAHAAMAEEDKKLSQENWRENIRASCPKCEAPLASKAKFCPECGAKIETAVFCENCGAKMGNGAKFCGECGTKKQS
- a CDS encoding OadG family protein, with protein sequence MGQPLTTDPIIISVINITVVFAVLYGLSLIIRLIQYIDPTRKKQNQDETAIQAALEEKTEPEEDQAQPQAQEKLDELIIVFTAALAAYSQSEVRIVSIRPISGSNWSQTARMEAISGRARM
- a CDS encoding acetyl-CoA carboxylase biotin carboxyl carrier protein subunit (composes the biotin carboxyl carrier protein subunit of the acetyl-CoA carboxylase complex, the enzyme that catalyzes the carboxylation of acetyl-CoA to malonyl-CoA, which in turn controls the rate of fatty acid metabolism), producing MKKFIITYKGQKYELEVEEVTGNSPVQKAAAAAPVPAPTSAPKQSQPAVSTGEGAVKAPMPGKILDILVKPGDSVKQGATMLILEAMKMKNEIVAPHDAKISEVRVASGATVSTGDVLLILG